A single region of the Cereibacter sphaeroides 2.4.1 genome encodes:
- the nuoN gene encoding NADH-quinone oxidoreductase subunit NuoN, whose translation MTSADFSTVLPEMVLAISAMLGLMAGVYGGKDRLTPVMTWVFAGLMLFLALWIGFGGSGARTAFGGMFIEDPFSRFAKVTILASAAAVLLLGQEYMQRRDLGRFEFPILVALSVTGMMMMVSAGDLIALYMGLELQSLALYVVASLRRDSVKSTEAGMKYFVLGALSSGLLLYGASLVYGFAGTTLFSGILATVNEGVPLGLLFGLVFMLSGLAFKVSAAPFHMWTPDVYEGSPTPVTAFFSTAPKVAAIALIARTVHDAFGGIPMDWRQVLAALAVASMFLGSVAAIGQRDIKRLMAYSSIGHMGYALVGLAAGTAAGVQAMLLYMAIYVTMNVGTFAFILSMEKDGRPVTSIDSLNMFAKREPLKALAVLVLMFSLAGVPPFIGFFAKFYILKAAVSAGMAWLAVLTVLAAVIGAYYYMRIVYYMYFGKDGDPVESRMGGVQWTMLMAAAAINVLGVINMFGLEPLAAVAAETLVR comes from the coding sequence ATGACCTCCGCTGACTTCTCGACCGTCCTTCCCGAGATGGTGCTCGCCATCTCGGCCATGCTGGGCCTGATGGCCGGTGTCTATGGCGGCAAGGACCGGCTGACGCCGGTCATGACCTGGGTCTTCGCGGGCCTGATGCTGTTCCTCGCGCTCTGGATCGGCTTCGGCGGCTCGGGCGCTCGCACCGCCTTCGGCGGCATGTTCATCGAGGATCCGTTCTCGCGCTTCGCCAAGGTCACGATCCTCGCTTCGGCGGCGGCCGTGCTGCTCCTCGGGCAGGAGTACATGCAGCGCCGCGACCTCGGGCGTTTCGAGTTCCCGATCCTCGTGGCCCTGTCGGTCACCGGCATGATGATGATGGTGTCGGCGGGCGACCTGATCGCGCTCTACATGGGGCTCGAGCTCCAGAGCCTCGCGCTCTATGTCGTGGCCTCGCTGCGGCGCGACTCTGTCAAGTCGACCGAGGCCGGGATGAAGTATTTCGTGCTGGGCGCGCTGTCGTCGGGCCTCCTGCTCTACGGCGCCTCGCTCGTCTACGGCTTTGCCGGCACGACGCTCTTCTCGGGCATCCTCGCCACGGTGAACGAGGGCGTGCCGTTGGGGCTTCTGTTCGGCCTCGTCTTCATGCTGTCGGGCCTCGCCTTCAAGGTCTCGGCCGCCCCCTTCCACATGTGGACGCCGGACGTCTACGAGGGCTCGCCCACGCCGGTGACGGCCTTCTTCTCGACCGCGCCCAAGGTCGCGGCCATCGCGCTCATCGCCCGCACGGTGCATGACGCTTTCGGCGGCATCCCGATGGACTGGCGTCAGGTGCTGGCGGCGCTCGCCGTGGCCTCGATGTTCCTCGGCTCGGTGGCGGCCATCGGCCAGCGCGACATCAAGCGTCTGATGGCCTATTCCTCGATCGGTCACATGGGCTATGCGCTGGTGGGCCTCGCCGCGGGCACGGCCGCGGGCGTGCAGGCGATGCTCCTCTACATGGCGATCTATGTCACCATGAACGTGGGCACCTTCGCCTTCATCCTCTCCATGGAGAAGGACGGCCGGCCCGTCACCAGCATCGACAGCCTGAACATGTTCGCGAAGCGCGAGCCGCTGAAGGCTCTGGCGGTGCTGGTGCTGATGTTCAGCCTCGCCGGCGTGCCGCCCTTCATCGGCTTCTTCGCGAAGTTCTACATCCTGAAGGCCGCCGTCAGCGCCGGGATGGCATGGCTTGCGGTGCTGACCGTGCTCGCGGCCGTGATCGGCGCCTACTATTACATGCGCATCGTCTACTACATGTACTTCGGCAAGGATGGCGATCCGGTCGAGAGCCGCATGGGCGGGGTGCAATGGACCATGCTGATGGCGGCCGCCGCGATCAACGTGCTCGGCGTCATCAACATGTTCGGGCTCGAGCCCCTGGCGGCAGTGGCGGCCGAGACGCTTGTCCGCTGA
- a CDS encoding biotin--[acetyl-CoA-carboxylase] ligase, whose amino-acid sequence MSADAWPEGVARHALDSVDSTNAVAARLASSLSGPAWIVAAEQTAGRGRRGRPWSSRRGNFYGTHLLHPTEPREVVALRSFVAALALRDACVALTGLPEAFSLKWPNDVLLNGGKLAGILLESLGQGGRVQHLAIGIGVNLIAAPDAAEVEPGAVRPVSLLAETGVRVTPETFLEALAPAYARREESFTRLGFGPTREAWLSHAARLGEQIRARTGHELREGLFETVDAHGALVLKTGSGRVAIPAAEVFF is encoded by the coding sequence TTGTCCGCTGATGCCTGGCCGGAGGGCGTGGCGCGCCACGCCCTCGACTCTGTCGATTCCACCAATGCGGTGGCGGCTCGCCTGGCCTCGAGCCTGAGCGGGCCTGCCTGGATCGTCGCCGCCGAGCAGACCGCGGGCCGGGGGCGGCGCGGCCGGCCCTGGAGCTCGCGGCGCGGCAATTTCTACGGCACGCATCTCCTGCATCCGACCGAGCCGCGGGAAGTGGTGGCGCTGCGCTCCTTCGTGGCGGCGCTGGCGCTCCGCGATGCCTGCGTGGCGCTGACGGGCCTGCCGGAGGCCTTCTCGCTGAAATGGCCGAACGACGTGCTGCTGAACGGCGGCAAGCTCGCGGGCATCCTGCTGGAGAGCCTCGGGCAGGGCGGGCGCGTGCAGCATCTGGCCATCGGCATCGGCGTCAACCTGATCGCCGCCCCCGATGCGGCCGAGGTGGAGCCGGGCGCGGTGCGGCCGGTGAGCCTTCTGGCCGAGACCGGTGTGCGCGTGACGCCCGAGACCTTCCTCGAGGCGCTGGCTCCGGCCTATGCCCGCCGCGAGGAGAGCTTCACCCGGCTGGGGTTCGGGCCCACCCGCGAGGCGTGGCTCTCCCATGCGGCGCGTCTGGGCGAGCAGATCCGCGCGCGGACCGGGCACGAGCTGCGCGAGGGGCTGTTCGAGACGGTGGACGCCCACGGCGCTTTGGTGTTGAAGACGGGAAGCGGCCGCGTGGCGATCCCCGCGGCCGAAGTGTTCTTCTGA
- a CDS encoding NADH-quinone oxidoreductase subunit M produces MENLLSIITFIPLVAALIMALFLRGDDAAAQRNAKWLALLATSATFLVSLFLLAGFDAQDTGFQFVESYDWIAGLQYKMGVDGISILFVMLTTFLMPLTIASAWEVETRVKEYMIAFLILETLMLGVFCALDLVLFYLFFEAGLIPMFLIIGIWGGKDRIYAAFKFFLYTFLGSVLMLIAMIAMYYDAGTTDIPTLLSHEFSSGTMTLAGFQIVGGLQTLLFLAFFASFAVKMPMWPVHTWLPDAHVQAPTAGSVVLAAILLKMGGYGFLRFSLPMFPIGSELLSPLVFWMSAIAIVYTSLVALAQSDMKKLIAYSSVAHMGYVTMGIFAANQQGVDGAIFQMLSHGFISGALFLCVGVIYDRMHTREIDAYGGLVNRMPAYALIFMFFTMANVGLPGTSGFIGEFLTLVGIFQVNTWVAMVATSGVILSAAYGLWLYRRVVFGELVKEALRTIRDMDRREKAIFAPLVAMTLLLGVYPSLVTDIIGPSVARLTTDYQSATAALEAGTRLAME; encoded by the coding sequence ATGGAAAACCTGCTGTCGATCATCACCTTCATCCCGCTGGTGGCGGCGCTCATCATGGCGCTGTTCCTGCGGGGCGATGACGCGGCCGCGCAGCGGAACGCGAAGTGGCTGGCGCTGCTCGCCACCTCGGCGACCTTCCTCGTCTCGCTCTTCCTGCTGGCGGGCTTCGACGCGCAGGACACGGGTTTCCAGTTCGTCGAAAGCTACGACTGGATCGCGGGCCTGCAATACAAGATGGGCGTGGACGGCATCTCGATCCTCTTCGTGATGCTGACCACCTTCCTCATGCCGCTCACCATCGCCTCGGCCTGGGAGGTCGAGACGCGGGTGAAGGAATATATGATCGCCTTCCTGATCCTCGAGACGCTGATGCTGGGCGTGTTCTGCGCGCTCGATCTCGTGCTCTTCTACCTCTTCTTCGAGGCGGGGCTCATTCCGATGTTCCTCATCATCGGGATCTGGGGCGGCAAGGACCGGATCTACGCGGCCTTCAAGTTCTTCCTCTACACGTTCCTCGGCTCGGTCCTGATGCTGATCGCGATGATCGCGATGTATTACGACGCGGGCACAACCGACATCCCGACGCTGCTCAGCCACGAATTCTCTTCGGGCACGATGACGCTCGCGGGCTTCCAGATCGTGGGCGGGCTGCAGACGCTGCTGTTCCTGGCCTTCTTCGCGAGCTTCGCCGTCAAGATGCCGATGTGGCCGGTGCACACCTGGCTGCCCGACGCCCACGTTCAGGCGCCGACGGCGGGCTCGGTGGTGCTGGCCGCGATCCTTCTGAAGATGGGCGGCTACGGCTTCCTGCGCTTCTCGCTGCCGATGTTCCCGATCGGGTCCGAGCTTCTGTCGCCGCTCGTCTTCTGGATGTCCGCCATCGCCATCGTCTACACCTCGCTGGTGGCGCTGGCCCAGTCGGACATGAAGAAGCTGATCGCCTACTCGTCGGTCGCGCACATGGGCTATGTCACCATGGGCATCTTCGCTGCCAACCAGCAGGGCGTGGACGGCGCCATCTTCCAGATGCTGAGCCACGGTTTCATCTCGGGCGCGCTCTTCCTCTGCGTGGGCGTGATCTACGACCGGATGCACACCCGCGAGATCGACGCCTATGGTGGCCTCGTGAACCGGATGCCGGCCTATGCGCTGATCTTCATGTTCTTCACCATGGCGAACGTGGGCCTGCCGGGCACCTCGGGCTTCATCGGCGAGTTCCTGACCCTCGTCGGCATCTTCCAGGTCAACACCTGGGTGGCGATGGTGGCGACGAGCGGCGTGATCCTCTCGGCGGCCTACGGCCTCTGGCTCTATCGCCGGGTGGTCTTCGGCGAGCTGGTGAAAGAGGCGCTGCGCACGATCCGAGACATGGACCGGCGCGAGAAGGCGATCTTCGCCCCGCTCGTGGCCATGACGCTGCTGCTCGGCGTCTATCCGAGCCTCGTCACCGACATCATCGGGCCCTCGGTGGCCCGTCTGACGACCGACTACCAGTCCGCGACCGCCGCCCTCGAGGCCGGCACGCGGCTGGCCATGGAATGA
- a CDS encoding DEAD/DEAH box helicase: MTKFSDLALDPRVLKAVQEAGYETPTPIQAQAIPHALEGKDVLGIAQTGTGKTASFTLPMITILGKGRARARMPRSLVLCPTRELAAQVAENFDIYAKHSKLSKALLIGGVSFTEQDKLIDRGVDVLIATPGRLLDHFERGKLLLTGVQIMVVDEADRMLDMGFIPDIERIFSLTPFTRQTLFYSATMAPEIERITNTFLTGAVKIEVARQATTSETIEQKLIQVTPTRKERSFADKRAVLRALIRAEGEACTNAIIFCNRKMDVDVVAKSLKQHGFNASPIHGDLEQSQRMKTLDGFRDGSLHLLVASDVAARGLDIPAVSHVFNFDVPTHPEDYVHRIGRTGRAGRKGKAYTIAVPSDEKHVTAIESLVKQAIPRGELPEGFSLEDRPDRPERDNARGERSERPARGRRGRDRDRREEPRVEAVEAPAAAVPEVREVREERPPRREERRDERREGGNNRRERDRDRREERVVGMGDHVPDFLLRSFRIPSLTASDEEEPVPEAAEEMLAGDGEA, translated from the coding sequence ATGACCAAGTTCTCCGACCTCGCGCTGGATCCCCGCGTGCTGAAGGCCGTGCAGGAAGCCGGCTACGAAACGCCCACCCCGATCCAGGCGCAGGCCATCCCGCATGCGCTGGAAGGCAAGGATGTGCTGGGCATCGCCCAGACCGGCACCGGCAAGACCGCCAGCTTCACGCTGCCCATGATCACCATCCTCGGCAAGGGCCGCGCGCGCGCCCGGATGCCGCGCAGCCTCGTGCTCTGCCCGACGCGCGAGCTTGCAGCCCAGGTGGCCGAGAATTTCGACATCTATGCCAAGCACTCCAAGCTCTCGAAGGCGCTGCTGATCGGCGGCGTCTCCTTCACCGAGCAGGACAAGCTGATCGACCGCGGCGTGGACGTGCTGATCGCCACCCCGGGACGCCTCCTCGACCATTTCGAGCGCGGCAAGCTTCTGCTCACCGGCGTGCAGATCATGGTGGTGGACGAGGCCGACCGGATGCTCGACATGGGCTTCATCCCGGATATCGAGCGCATCTTCTCGCTGACGCCCTTCACGCGCCAGACGCTGTTCTACTCGGCCACCATGGCGCCCGAGATCGAGCGGATCACCAACACCTTCCTCACCGGCGCGGTGAAGATCGAGGTGGCGCGGCAGGCCACGACCTCCGAGACGATCGAGCAGAAGCTCATCCAGGTCACACCGACGCGGAAGGAGCGTAGCTTCGCCGACAAGCGCGCCGTCCTGCGGGCGCTGATCCGGGCCGAAGGCGAGGCCTGCACCAACGCGATCATCTTCTGCAACCGGAAGATGGACGTGGACGTGGTGGCCAAGTCGCTGAAGCAGCACGGCTTCAACGCGTCGCCCATCCATGGCGATCTCGAACAGTCGCAGCGCATGAAGACGCTCGACGGGTTCCGCGACGGGTCGTTGCACCTGCTCGTAGCCTCCGACGTGGCCGCGCGCGGGCTCGACATTCCGGCGGTGAGCCATGTGTTCAACTTCGACGTGCCGACCCACCCCGAGGATTACGTCCACCGCATCGGCCGGACCGGCCGCGCGGGCCGGAAGGGCAAGGCCTACACGATCGCCGTGCCGTCGGACGAGAAGCATGTGACCGCCATCGAGAGCCTCGTGAAACAGGCGATCCCGCGCGGCGAGCTGCCCGAGGGCTTCAGCCTCGAGGATCGCCCCGACCGGCCCGAGCGTGACAACGCACGCGGCGAGCGGTCCGAACGCCCTGCGCGCGGCCGTCGCGGCCGCGACCGCGACCGGCGCGAGGAGCCCCGGGTCGAGGCCGTGGAAGCCCCGGCCGCGGCCGTTCCCGAAGTGCGGGAAGTGCGCGAGGAGCGCCCGCCCCGCCGCGAAGAGCGGCGCGACGAGCGCCGCGAGGGCGGCAACAACCGGCGCGAGCGTGACCGCGACCGCCGCGAGGAACGCGTGGTGGGCATGGGCGACCATGTGCCGGACTTCCTGCTCCGCAGCTTCCGCATCCCGAGCCTGACGGCCTCCGACGAAGAGGAGCCCGTCCCCGAGGCCGCGGAAGAGATGCTGGCGGGCGACGGCGAGGCCTGA
- a CDS encoding type III pantothenate kinase — MLLAIDCGNTNTVFSIWDGTQFLATWRIATDHKRTADEYHVWLSTLLSLTKIEARISEAVISSTVPRVVFNLRVLCNRYYDCRPLVVGKPECRLPVAPRVDQGTTVGPDRLVNTVAGFHLHGGNLIVVDFGTATTFDVVDADGAYIGGVIAPGVNLSLEALHMAAAALPHVDVTKPQQAIGTNTVACIQSGVYWGYIGLVEGIVRQIRLERDSPMKVIATGGLAPLFDQGFNLFDRVEDDLTMQGLVLIHQYNKDLE, encoded by the coding sequence ATGCTTCTGGCGATCGACTGCGGCAACACGAATACGGTCTTCTCGATCTGGGATGGCACGCAGTTCCTCGCCACCTGGCGCATCGCGACCGACCACAAGCGCACTGCGGACGAATATCATGTCTGGCTCTCCACCCTGCTGAGCCTGACGAAGATCGAGGCGCGCATCAGCGAGGCGGTGATCTCCTCGACCGTGCCGCGGGTGGTGTTCAACCTGCGCGTCCTCTGCAACCGCTACTACGACTGCCGGCCGCTGGTGGTGGGCAAGCCCGAGTGCCGTCTGCCCGTCGCGCCGCGCGTGGATCAGGGCACGACCGTCGGGCCCGACCGGCTGGTCAACACGGTGGCGGGCTTCCATCTTCACGGCGGCAACCTGATCGTGGTGGATTTCGGCACCGCCACCACCTTCGACGTGGTGGATGCGGACGGCGCCTATATCGGCGGCGTCATCGCGCCGGGGGTCAATCTCAGCCTCGAGGCGCTGCACATGGCCGCGGCCGCGCTGCCGCATGTCGACGTGACCAAGCCCCAGCAGGCCATCGGCACGAATACGGTGGCCTGCATCCAGTCCGGGGTGTATTGGGGCTACATCGGCCTCGTCGAGGGTATCGTTCGCCAGATCCGGCTCGAGCGGGACTCCCCGATGAAGGTCATCGCGACAGGGGGCCTGGCACCCTTATTCGACCAGGGATTCAATCTGTTCGACAGGGTCGAGGACGATCTGACCATGCAGGGTCTCGTCCTGATCCACCAATACAACAAGGATCTGGAATGA
- the nuoL gene encoding NADH-quinone oxidoreductase subunit L — translation MATIILLAPLLGALICGFGWRLIGERAGQVIATALVFLAALLSWIIFLGFDGEMYQVVLLRWIESGSLSTEWAIRVDRLTAIMLVVVNTVSALVHLYSFGYMAHDDNWNHHEHYKARFFAYLSFFTFAMLTLVTSDNLVQMFFGWEGVGVASYLLIGFYYRKPSANAAAIKAFVVNRVGDFGFALGIMALFFLVDSIRFDDVFAAGPELAQTNLTFLWTEWNAANLIGVLLFIGAMGKSAQLGLHTWLPDAMEGPTPVSALIHAATMVTAGVFLVCRMSPLYEFAPDAKTMIVVVGATTAFFAATVGLVQNDIKRVIAYSTCSQLGYMFVAAGVGVYSAAMFHLFTHAFFKAMLFLGAGSVIHAMHHEQDMRNYGGLRSKIPLTFWAMMIGTLAITGVGIPLTHIGFAGFLSKDAIIESAWVGSGYAFWLLVVAACFTSFYSWRLIFLTFFGKERGDHHAHDHAHESPTVMLIPLGVLALGAAFSGMIWYNSFFGDHNKVATWFGIPHHAEASEEGESHAEAAADHAAEPAAGATVTADEALPEAGNLAGAGEAPEPGEAEAHAEVAALGPIGAIYMGPENHVMDEAHHAPVWVKVSPFVAMLIGFGMAWLFYIAKPALPAALARSQRPLYLFLLNKWYFDELYDVIFVRPARFLGRFFWKRGDGTVIDGTINGIALGIIPALTRLAGRVQSGYIFHYAFAMFLGIAILITWMTLTGGAH, via the coding sequence ATGGCAACGATCATCCTCCTGGCGCCGCTTCTCGGCGCCCTGATCTGCGGCTTCGGCTGGCGCCTCATCGGCGAGCGGGCAGGGCAGGTCATCGCGACCGCGCTCGTCTTCCTCGCCGCGCTGCTCTCCTGGATCATCTTCCTCGGCTTCGACGGCGAGATGTATCAGGTCGTGCTGCTGCGCTGGATCGAGAGCGGCTCGCTTTCGACCGAATGGGCGATCCGCGTGGACAGGCTCACGGCCATCATGCTGGTCGTGGTGAACACGGTCTCGGCGCTCGTGCACCTCTATTCCTTCGGCTACATGGCGCACGACGACAACTGGAACCACCACGAGCACTACAAGGCGCGCTTCTTCGCCTATCTCTCGTTCTTCACCTTCGCCATGCTCACGCTGGTGACGTCGGACAACCTCGTGCAGATGTTCTTCGGCTGGGAAGGCGTGGGCGTGGCCTCCTACCTGCTCATCGGCTTCTACTATCGCAAGCCCTCGGCCAACGCCGCCGCGATCAAGGCCTTCGTCGTGAACCGCGTGGGCGACTTCGGCTTCGCGCTCGGCATCATGGCTCTGTTCTTCCTCGTGGATTCGATCCGCTTCGACGATGTGTTCGCGGCCGGCCCCGAGCTTGCGCAGACGAACCTCACCTTCCTCTGGACGGAATGGAACGCGGCCAACCTGATCGGCGTCCTCCTCTTCATCGGCGCCATGGGCAAGTCGGCCCAGCTCGGCCTGCACACCTGGCTACCCGACGCGATGGAAGGTCCGACCCCGGTGTCCGCGCTGATCCACGCCGCCACCATGGTGACCGCAGGCGTGTTCCTCGTCTGCCGCATGTCGCCGCTCTACGAATTCGCGCCCGACGCCAAGACCATGATCGTGGTCGTCGGCGCCACCACGGCCTTCTTCGCGGCCACCGTGGGCCTCGTGCAGAACGACATCAAGCGCGTGATCGCCTATTCGACCTGCTCGCAGCTCGGCTACATGTTCGTGGCGGCGGGCGTGGGCGTCTATTCGGCGGCCATGTTCCACCTCTTCACGCACGCCTTCTTCAAGGCGATGCTGTTCCTCGGCGCGGGCTCGGTCATCCATGCGATGCACCACGAGCAGGACATGCGGAACTACGGCGGCCTCCGCTCGAAGATCCCGCTGACCTTCTGGGCCATGATGATCGGCACGCTCGCCATCACCGGCGTGGGCATCCCGCTGACCCATATCGGCTTCGCGGGCTTCCTGTCGAAGGACGCGATCATCGAGAGCGCCTGGGTCGGCTCGGGCTATGCCTTCTGGCTTCTGGTCGTGGCGGCCTGCTTCACCAGCTTCTATTCCTGGCGGCTCATCTTCCTGACCTTCTTCGGCAAGGAGCGGGGCGACCATCACGCCCATGACCATGCCCACGAGAGCCCGACCGTCATGCTGATCCCGCTCGGGGTTCTGGCGCTCGGCGCGGCCTTCTCGGGGATGATCTGGTACAATTCCTTCTTCGGAGACCATAACAAGGTCGCGACCTGGTTCGGCATCCCGCATCATGCGGAAGCCTCGGAAGAGGGCGAGTCCCACGCCGAAGCGGCGGCCGATCATGCGGCCGAGCCGGCGGCCGGGGCGACCGTCACCGCCGACGAGGCGCTGCCCGAGGCGGGCAACCTGGCCGGTGCCGGCGAGGCGCCGGAGCCGGGCGAGGCGGAAGCCCATGCAGAGGTGGCAGCCCTTGGCCCGATCGGCGCCATCTACATGGGCCCCGAGAACCATGTCATGGACGAGGCGCACCACGCCCCGGTCTGGGTCAAGGTCTCGCCCTTCGTCGCGATGCTGATCGGCTTCGGCATGGCCTGGCTCTTCTACATCGCGAAGCCCGCCCTGCCGGCGGCCCTCGCGCGGAGCCAGCGCCCGCTCTACCTGTTCCTGCTGAACAAGTGGTATTTCGACGAGCTCTATGACGTGATCTTCGTCCGCCCGGCCCGTTTCCTCGGCCGCTTCTTCTGGAAGCGCGGCGACGGGACGGTGATCGACGGCACGATCAACGGGATCGCGCTCGGGATCATCCCGGCGCTGACCCGGCTCGCGGGCCGCGTCCAGTCCGGCTACATCTTCCACTACGCCTTCGCCATGTTCCTCGGCATCGCGATCCTCATTACCTGGATGACGCTCACGGGGGGCGCGCACTGA
- a CDS encoding ribonuclease J, translated as MSANRLIYLPLGGAGEIGMNCYVYGYGPEGRERLIVVDLGVTFPDMETTPGVDLIMADISWLEERQDRIEAIFITHAHEDHIGALGHLWPRLKAPVYARRFTGTIGRLKFEEHGLPADQITIVGARPEVVEAGPFEVQFVPVSHSIPESSALVIDTPAGRIVHSGDFKLDRSPVVGEPWADETFRAIAAERPVKALMCDSTNVFSLHPGRSEATLGDPLKALIAGARGMVVATTFASNVARLKTLAEAAAAADRSICLLGRAMRRMVTAAQESGVLTSFPAVVSPEEAAEIPRQNLMLIVTGSQGERRAASAQLARGKYLGLEMKEGDLFLFSSKTIPGNERGVLRIVNSFSEMGVDVVDDAGGLYHVSGHANRPDLEQVHTLLWPEMLVPMHGEHRHLREHARIAAAKGITADVITNGMMVDLTRGLQVAEYIDTGRSYLDGSVLIGARDGVVRDRIRMALNGHVLTTVILDEQDAPLGDAWVELMGLPERGRTGRALSETLEEELSDYLGRAGAKVLRDDDKLDEAIRRMVRQVAMEEIGKKPEVTVVVSRLMEG; from the coding sequence ATGAGTGCAAACCGGCTGATCTATCTGCCGCTCGGCGGAGCGGGCGAGATCGGGATGAACTGCTACGTCTACGGCTACGGGCCGGAGGGGCGCGAGCGGCTGATCGTCGTCGATCTCGGCGTGACCTTCCCGGACATGGAGACGACGCCCGGCGTCGATCTCATCATGGCCGACATCTCCTGGCTCGAAGAGCGTCAGGATCGGATCGAGGCGATCTTCATCACCCATGCCCACGAGGACCATATCGGCGCGCTCGGCCATCTGTGGCCGCGGCTGAAGGCGCCGGTCTATGCCCGCCGTTTCACCGGCACCATCGGCCGGCTGAAGTTCGAAGAGCACGGGCTGCCCGCCGACCAGATCACCATCGTGGGCGCGCGCCCCGAGGTGGTCGAGGCCGGCCCCTTCGAGGTGCAGTTCGTGCCCGTCTCGCACTCGATCCCCGAAAGCTCGGCGCTGGTGATCGACACGCCTGCGGGCCGGATCGTCCATTCGGGCGATTTCAAGCTCGACCGCTCGCCGGTGGTGGGCGAGCCCTGGGCGGACGAGACCTTCCGCGCCATCGCGGCCGAGCGGCCGGTGAAGGCGCTGATGTGCGACTCGACCAACGTCTTCTCGCTCCATCCCGGCCGGTCGGAGGCCACGCTGGGCGACCCGCTGAAGGCGCTGATCGCGGGCGCCCGCGGCATGGTGGTGGCCACCACCTTTGCCTCGAACGTGGCGCGGCTGAAGACGCTGGCCGAGGCTGCGGCCGCGGCGGACCGCTCGATCTGCCTTCTGGGCCGCGCCATGCGCCGCATGGTGACGGCGGCACAGGAGAGCGGCGTGCTGACGAGCTTCCCCGCTGTCGTGAGCCCCGAGGAGGCGGCCGAGATCCCGCGCCAGAACCTGATGCTGATCGTGACCGGCAGTCAGGGCGAGCGGCGCGCGGCCTCCGCCCAGCTTGCGCGCGGGAAATATCTCGGGCTCGAGATGAAGGAGGGCGACCTCTTCCTCTTCTCCTCCAAGACCATCCCCGGAAACGAGCGCGGCGTGCTGCGCATCGTCAACTCCTTCTCCGAGATGGGGGTGGATGTGGTGGACGATGCGGGCGGGCTCTATCACGTCTCGGGCCACGCTAACCGCCCGGATCTCGAGCAGGTGCATACGCTGCTCTGGCCCGAGATGCTGGTGCCGATGCATGGCGAGCACCGCCATCTGCGCGAACATGCGCGGATCGCGGCGGCCAAGGGCATTACGGCGGATGTCATCACCAACGGGATGATGGTGGATCTGACGCGCGGGCTGCAGGTGGCGGAATATATCGACACCGGCCGCAGCTATCTCGACGGTTCGGTGCTGATCGGGGCGCGCGACGGGGTGGTCCGCGACCGGATCCGCATGGCGTTGAACGGCCATGTGCTGACGACGGTGATCCTCGATGAGCAGGACGCGCCGCTGGGCGACGCCTGGGTGGAGCTGATGGGCCTGCCCGAGCGCGGCCGCACCGGCCGGGCGCTGTCTGAGACGCTGGAAGAGGAGCTGTCCGACTATCTCGGCCGGGCGGGGGCCAAGGTGCTGCGCGACGACGACAAGCTCGACGAGGCGATCCGTCGGATGGTGCGTCAGGTCGCGATGGAAGAGATCGGAAAGAAGCCGGAAGTGACGGTGGTCGTCAGCCGGTTGATGGAAGGCTGA